The window CGCAGAATGTATCGATCCAGCGTCTTGATCATGGAACGGATGTCATCGTTTTAGAAACTTCAATCCAATGAAAACGACCGACGCGTACATAAATGCCGTCGCACCCCACATCGTCGTAATACTCGCTGTAATGAAATCCGGCTTGTCCGAAAGGTTCCGCCCGACAATGCTCGCGACAATCACCACCACCATCGGAACACAACTGATCCCGAAGGCCGTCAGCACCTGCCCCCCACGAACGATGATGCCGAGCATCGCGCCGATCAGTATGATCGCAACCGCATCCGCCGCATAAGACCAGCGAAACTCAATCTCACCACGCAGTTCCGACACAAACCGCTGAACCCGCGCCACCACGCTCTTGCGCATTCGCTCCTGCTTCGCGAACAGCGGAATCGGAGCTTGCTTGTCGTACAACGACCTGAAGTCGAAGTTCTCGTACCGCCGATTCATCTCCGGCTGCCCGGCGAAGTTCACACGAGGAAGCGTCTCTTTCGGCTTCCGCACCACCGTCTCGCCCGGCCCGGCCGGTTCGCGCGTCAGAACGACATCCCCGACCAGTTCAATGCCGATCGTCTGCTGACCCGTCGTGATACTTGATCGGAGCTCGATCGACGCATCGTTCGCACGATAGACGTCCGCCGGCTTGGACGGGTCCGCATAAGTCACTCGAGCCGTCACGCCATTCAGGCGTAATCGCCCGTCCTCGCGATCGGTGGAATACCGCTCCGCCGACAAATCGATCGAAAACTTTCGATCCAGAAATCGAACCGAACCCTCCTTGCCGATCGATTCCTCCGCAACCTGATTCAGAAAATACACCATCATCTCGCGGCGAAGACCGTGCGTAAGATCCTTGATTTCAGGAATTTCCCCCGGATCCGCCAGCCACGATTTCAGCGTCGCCAGATTCTCAAACTTGATTTTCCGCCCCATCGCCAGCGGAATTTCCATCGGCCCGATGCGCTGGCTCTTGAGCGTATAGGACTGCGTGCGAGTCGTGTCGAACACCCGCACTCCTTCCATCAGTATCGTCACCTGCGGAGAACGATTCGTCGCATCAAAATCGATGATCGCCTCGTCAGCTGTGCCGAATCGTGTGTAGTTCAATGCCTCCAGCTCGGTGAATGCCACGCCGATCAGCCGAAGAAACGTATGGTTCCGCCGAAATTCCTCGGGCAGTTGCTCAGACGAAACTCTCTCACAGCGGCCCGCCGTAATTCGATACCGGTCCCCGTAGGTTAGCGGCTTGTTCTTCTGAAATTGCCCGAGAACAATCGCCGGCAAGTCGCGCCGGGTCACCTCCGAAATGCGGGCCGTCAACATCGGAATAATGTTGTTCCACGAAAAGTAGGTGACCAGCGTAATGACAAAGCCCAGCAGCATTGGAGCAAGCAGCAGGCGATGGATGTTGATGCCCGCCGCCTGGCACGCGAGCACTTCGTTATCCGTCGCGGCCCGGCCGTAGGTGATCGTCGCACTGAACAATGCGGCGACCGGCAGAATCAGCGTAATGGCAACCGGCGTCAGATAGAGAAAGATGCTGAACATCTGCTCGGCGCCGATACCTTCCGAGCGAAATATATTCGCCACGCCTCCGCCCATGACGATCAGGAGCGTCAGCGAGGCCGCGGTCATGAGAAAGGTTCTCAATAGCTCGCGTGCGAAATAGAGATGCAGCGTCGTCATGCGTTCGGCGGTGCGACTTCCCGGCCGGCCCTTTCATCGCGACACATCGGCCGGAACCGTCTCATCGAGAAAACTCTAAGTGAAATCCCAGCCAAACGGAAGCCGCGACAAACCGGAAGGGCAAAACCTGCCGGACGCCCTCGATTATCCCGTTCCAATTCCTCATCCTTTGCGTTTTCTCAGTCGCTTGACGGCGACCTCCGCTTCCTTCCGAATTTCGCTATCCGTTTCCCGAGACAAAACCCGCTCCAGGCGTTCGACATCCACCGCACCGCCGATCGCCGACAACGCCCGAACCGCCTCCAGTCGAACCGCGCGGGAGTCGTCCTCCAGCATCAGCACGCCAAGACGTTCCGAGATTTTCTCAACCGAGTAATGCTCCCTCGGCACGCAGGCCGCCACCGCTTCGCACGCCCGTGCCCGGACGTTGGCCTTTCGGTCGTCCAGTACCAAAAGCAGTAGTTCGACGCTGGTTTCCGGATCACGACGCGCCGCCATCCCCGCGAGCGCCATCGCCCGAACCGCCGCCGACTCATCCCGCGCGTACTTCTGAACCATGTAAAAATCATCACCCTCCGCACTGAATGCCAGCGCAAAGACTGCCGGCGCACGCTGCTTGTCATCGCCGCTTTTCGCCAGCGTCCGAATCTTCGACCCATATTCCTTCGTCAGCGCCGCGAGCAGCCGCCGCGTCTGATCAAGCACGTCGACGTCGCGCTTCGACCGTGCAGCTTCATACTTGATCAGCGCTTCGCCCAGCGTTCGCGCCAGTTCCGAGGATTTCATCAGGGCCGGCGCCCGTTCACGCGGCGAAATCCGACGCTCCAATTCTTCCAGAGC is drawn from Phycisphaerae bacterium and contains these coding sequences:
- a CDS encoding LptF/LptG family permease; the encoded protein is MTTLHLYFARELLRTFLMTAASLTLLIVMGGGVANIFRSEGIGAEQMFSIFLYLTPVAITLILPVAALFSATITYGRAATDNEVLACQAAGINIHRLLLAPMLLGFVITLVTYFSWNNIIPMLTARISEVTRRDLPAIVLGQFQKNKPLTYGDRYRITAGRCERVSSEQLPEEFRRNHTFLRLIGVAFTELEALNYTRFGTADEAIIDFDATNRSPQVTILMEGVRVFDTTRTQSYTLKSQRIGPMEIPLAMGRKIKFENLATLKSWLADPGEIPEIKDLTHGLRREMMVYFLNQVAEESIGKEGSVRFLDRKFSIDLSAERYSTDREDGRLRLNGVTARVTYADPSKPADVYRANDASIELRSSITTGQQTIGIELVGDVVLTREPAGPGETVVRKPKETLPRVNFAGQPEMNRRYENFDFRSLYDKQAPIPLFAKQERMRKSVVARVQRFVSELRGEIEFRWSYAADAVAIILIGAMLGIIVRGGQVLTAFGISCVPMVVVIVASIVGRNLSDKPDFITASITTMWGATAFMYASVVFIGLKFLKR